The genomic region aacacatttttattgaattaaatataagcggaaaagttatttttaagtagaattttattttaataattgacAGCAATTAATGACCTGAAGCAGCCAAAAACCAGTGAGATGGATGATGCTGTTTATTTGACACAGGAAATTTTATTCTTGGTGTTGTTTCAGAAAGGGTGCATCTGATGTCGCCCTTCACATCAAGCCGGTTTTGAGATTTTGTCTTTGTTGTGAGAAGGCTGGAGAATCCACTCTCGCATTCGTAGGTAGTGGGAAATGGCAGAAGGACTCCCAGGGCCATTTCAGACACCAGTGGGTATTCACTTACAACTGAGCACAGGGCTGATTTGGAGGCAGCTGTGTGAATTTTGCTTTCACTTCATCATCATTGATCATGTCGACAAACTGTTCCTGTGCATGAATATCGTCAGTAGATAACTGCTTGGCTGTTACGCCGAATGGGTTCTTCACCAGAGAATGAAGCACTTCTGGTAGCGCTGGGAAGTAGTGTGAGAACTCTTTGTGATGGGCTCTCAAATGTTCACTGATCACTGACTTGAGAGCACTATCCATGTTAACTTCCTCCTCCTCGCTGAACGAGGAAAGTGTTGGAAACATTCCGTATCTGCCATCTCTTCACCACGTATAAAAACGCGCTTTAATGTGCATCCCCTAGGAAGCCATCGGACTTGAGTGTGGAAAAGCAGAACTTCATCTTCACTTCCCGTTTCCTTGCAGAGCTCTCGAAAGAGACGACTATTCAGAGCATGAGCTTTAATGTAGTTCACTGCTCGTATAACAACATCCAACACAGCATTAAGGCCTATTGGCAATGTCTTTGCAGCTGGGACTTGACGATGGATTCCACAATGAGTGACAATCACATTGGGTGAGACACACTTTACCTTCTGCTGAAAGCCAGACTGCGCACCCATCCTTGCTGGAGCACCGTCCCGACAGATACCACAAAGATTCTTCTACTCAGTGTCACTGCTTTCCGACAAGGTGTTCACCTTATTGAAAATGGCCTGTGCCGTTGTGGTTGTTTCAAGTTGTTCGCAGACGAAGAACTCATCCTTCACATCCCCGGCATTAACACACCGTACGGATGCGACCAGTTGTGCGCAGCGAGTAACATCAGCGGTTTCATCAAGCTGCAGGCTGAACATACTGAAAGCAGAATGTTTAATTTCAGGCACAGCTTGTTTCTTGATATCTTCAGACATCTCACATATTCTGCGCTTCGCAGTGTCATGAGACATGGAGAGCATATTCCGGTTTATGGCAGTATCTTTGCCAACCTCCATCTCTTTGCCTGCTGGCAGAAGAAGCTCCTCACCTCCTGTACGCGGCGCTTTGGTACGGGCAGTTCGTAGGGACACAACGTAAGAGACCTCCACCGTTGAGGACATTTGCTGTCGGAAACTTCCATCAGCATCAAGCCCGGCCGCCTTCGCTGCGTCTTCTCCACGTTTCGATTTTTAGCCTCGGGAGGTCTAGTTTCCAGATGTCGCTGCGGTTTGCACGGTTTCACTGATTCAGCAGAGAAGACTTCACAGCAAATGAGGCATTGCGGTTTCTCAATACCGGAGGTGAGGATATTGGAAAACCCGTTTTAATGTAAGACGAGATACGGTCGTTTTGTAGCGGTTTTAGCAGGTGGCCATTCTTTTCAGGAGAAGGTTTGCGCTTGTGGGTCTGACTGTTAATTCATAAAGTACCTGTTCAGCTGCGAAAGAGTCAAGCCCTCTAATGTTGTCTCAGAATCAGGACCGGCCATAGGAAAAATGGAGCCCTGGGCAAACTTCTATTTGGcgcccttttttggggggtggagcagggctggaggtggagtggagctgggggtggagctgggctggaggagcTTGGGGCTCTGAGCTCCACACATGGTGGTGACGGGGGCTCACAAGCACCTGGCCGGGCTCACAGCCCTGTGCGTAGCAGGGCTGGTGGTGAACCACCTCGTGCCTGGCGGAgctcccggctgataaccctcagcatggccgggctccgcctgaCAACCCCAGTACAGGGCTCGGGGCTCACAGCatcctggatgccccagctccgggctcacagccccactcctggttgggTTGGGAATCACAACACCGCGCCTGGCCGGGGTTGGGGCTCGCAGCCGTGCACGGGGGTCGGGGTCAGGTCTCACAGCCCCAAAGCCCTGCAGCTGGCCAGAGCTCagagccccactcctggccagggttggggttggggctcgcagctctgcagccccatacgggggtcgggactcacagccCCGTGCCGGTGTCAGGGTCAGGTGTTGTGTTTGCAGCCCAGCACAGGGGTCGAGACTCATAGCTtgcagccccgctcctggccaggttcggggtcagggctcacagccccacatTGGGGCGGGGGTCGGGGCTCGCAGCCACGCGCCGCTGTTGGGGTCAGGGCTTGCAGCCTGGCGCAGGGGTCGAGGCTCATGGCTCGCAGTCCCGCGCCAGGGTCTGGGCTCGCGACCCCCCACACATCTGGGTCGCGAtcccaagtttgagaaccagtgggCGAGAAGGAGCAGGGAGCCCAGTCAGGATTCGCAACCAGTAGGCATGAGTGAGCAGTGGGTATGTCCCATCAGGGGCCTGGACTCAATCGGATtggccagcaggggtcactgcAGCTCCACCATATAGGGACTCCTTTCCTGGACTGCGGGGACAGAGGCTGCTGACAGAGAAGTTGGCAGGTGGCGACAGTGTGAGAAATCTGGGAAATAGACCAGGGGCTGCAAAAGGAAAGAATCCAACAGGTGAATGAGGAGAGTCAGTCAATGACCCTTGCCTTAGCATTAACCCAGCCCAGGGAGGAGCCTGCCCAGGGACAAACTGCTCTAGTACACTCCATGTCAGCCCCATCACgccctgagctggggggggggggtgtcagggagcAGTCATCTCATGCTGTACGTTTAACCGAGGGGAGATTTACTCAGGGCTCTGACTCTTCTGAATTTCCAGTGACTGTGACAAGCTGGTACCTGAAATCTCCCCTCCCTAGAAAGGGGAGGGACCCTCCTGGTCAGGGATCAGGACCGGATCAGGAGTATTAGGAAGCCCAGAGGAGAGCGATGCTGAGGAGGATTCAAGCTATAACTGTTGTGTTCCCTGAGGGACGGtgccaccagctttgggctgagGATCAGGCTGAGCAGGATGGAACTAGCTGGGGGTTTGTCTCTTTGGGGCACAGATACGGGGACCTGGGCGGCAATGCCAGGGGAGGCTGGTTAACAGCGGTCACAGGGCTCTGAAACTAAGGAATATGGTCCATAGCCACAAATGGGTCGCTGGGACCCTCTGTACAGGCCCAGCGCAGGAGAGAGTCAGGGATCTGGGAATGCCGGGGCCTCGGCTGGAGTGGGATTGTTGTTCTTGGGGGTGAATACCTTGGGGCAGGATTTCCAGCAGCGACATGGCTAGGACAATGCGCCTAACATGAGATAAAAGGGAACTGATCCCCTGTGTGTCCCTGGCCCCTGCAAGGCTCCCCCGAcccgcctggctgtttgggacaGGGATTCCGGAGCTCACCAGGGGCCCTGGACTAGGTCCCCCAGGGAACCTGCCCCAGCGGAACCCGGGAGGCATTTACCAAACGGAGGGAGCGTGTGGAGAGGAAGCTTCATGTGAACAGGAGAGGAGAAAAGCGGCTTCAATGTGACGGGGGCACAGACAGTGATGGAAAGCCTGGCCAGCCCTGCCAGTTCGCCATGGAGCTCATCCTGAGCCAGAAGGACGCACTCTATGGGGCAGAGCAATTCATTTCCCACTTGCACACTATTCTTGGGGTCTCTGATGCCCGGTTAGAGCAGCAGTTAGTGCCCAATGAGATGGCCACCTGGTGATGGGCCCGTTTGGGCTCTAGGAACTGCACTGGGCCCCGGAAAAAACCACCCGGTCACTAGTGATCTGGCCTGGCATCAGACTGGGAGGGTCTGTATCCTACGCGCAGCCCCAGAGACATCCAACCCCACGACACTGACTCCCTGTGAGACATTAAcgcttcctgctctgctcctgggctgCAACATTACAATCGGTTCCCTCTGGCTCCTTTTTAATGCCCCAGGGTAACTCACAGAAAATCGACATTTACCTGGTTACTCTTTACTTctcaggaagaggaagaggaggaaggcgGCACTCAGCATCTTCTCCAGGAAGAGCCCAATCCAGAGAGCGGGGCTGGAGAACAGGCTCTGACCTGCAGTGGAAATGCCTCAGATCAGCCAATGGAGAGAAACCCCCAGCAGACAAGAGAACTGCTGGTTCCCGGCCATCCCGCCCTGGCTCACGTCACCTTTACCAGGCTCCGAGGAAACTGGCCTTCCACGGGGCTTGGCGAGTTCCTACCTGTGAACAGCAGTTTGGCAAATGGCCTCTGCAGagtttgcccagctctgcctggCAGCTGGTTCCACACGcggctggctggccccagggaggCCCAAACTCTACAGTGGAGACCTCGAGCTTCGCAGAGCAGGAGAATAAGGACTGAGGAACCACCTGCACTTTTACTTAAAAGCCTCAAACCCCTGAGCAGTGCCGGAGTCCTTGGATCACCAGCTCTGCGGGAGTCACCGTGTTCGAGCCCCTCTCCAAGGGACATTCACACCCtgcagggctgcagagagcaTCTTCCCTCGCCACAGAGTGCAGCCAAAGTGGCATTTCCTGCCCtcatccttccccttcccacagTGCCCACGGGCCccaggagagcagagctgagcaaTAATCCTGGAATAAAAGAGTCGCTGTTACACTGAGGCGCTCCACTGCCGGAGATGGGCTGAAATGACCCCTGGGTTCAGCAGAACAGACCTGGCATTTCCCAGCAGTGCAGGGGAGGGTTCAGCTGCACATTTACCTGCATCAGGTGAAGGACCATCTTTGCTTGGCTCAGGAGGTGGCTGGGAGATTGTCAGCATCTGGCTGGCattggtggggggctgggaatcGTGCACAACCCGACAGGTGAACATGGACCGATTCCTCTGCTCAGTTGCTTTGACCTCCAGGGAGCTCTGCAGCGTGTACGTCCCATCTGGATTCTCGGCCAGGGGGGAGGATTTTCCAAGATTCGTCTCATTTCCGTTCTCCAGCCAGGTGAGACTCGCGTCCTTCGGGTAAAACCCCTCCGCGTGGCAGGTGAACATCACAGACTCGTTCAGTGCGACGGGCGCTGCTGGGTCACCCACTCGCAGCCTGGGTGGAACTGAGAACACAAATATCCTGTGCTCGGCATCTACAGAaattctccttttcctgctgagTTAGAGGGAAATTTCTGGGGCTGGACAGACTGACCTTCCCCCTGAGCCCACGTCCCACTTGCCATGTGATATTTTTTCAAGGGCAAAGAACTTTGGTTATCTCTAAGTTGCCTTCCCACGTGTGAGAGCCTTGGCCCCCTCACAGGAATAAACCTAGGGgaaggaaaatgttttaaaatgagcaGGCTGCAAAAACCCAAATCTACCCAGTGTCCCcaatttccctccccttccccctagaAAAACCCCGGACAGACCCAGCTTGGGTACATTAAAATGGAGAGTGGTGTCTTACCAGGGTTTAAACAAAGTCAAACACCTTCTTCCTAACCCTGCCCTCCACTGGGCTGGAGTAGGGGATGTGCCAGCCCAGGGCAAAGAGTTTCAAAGTTTTAAGGGCACAAGGCAGAGTCCAGATCTGAATCTGGATTTCAGTGACTCCCCTCTTACCCCCCCACTACCCAGCCCAAAGGAACCAAAGGCTGAAGGATCCATCTCTGCCCCTCCGCAGTAGCCCCAGCTGGGCTCCTACCTCGCAGGGCATCGCTGAGGTTGTAGGTCCCACGCAGGTGGGTGCTGTAAGGTAAGGTGCTGTGCTCTATCTGACAGGTGAGCTGGGAGCGGACGTCTCCTCGGGTCAGGCTCACCCCCACGGTGCTGGACATGTTGTAGGAGACGCTCTCGTGTTCGGGGAGAacccggggctggggggctgagagtTTGGCCCCATTTTTGAGCCAGGTCACAGCGATATCTCTGGGGGAGAATCCTCCTGACGTGCAGGTGAAAGTCACTGAGGGACCTGGCTCCGCCCTGCTGGGGGGGCCGGACACGGACGGGGCcgaggggctggctgcagggagaAGCGTTTATCAGTCAGATCCCTCTGCGCCTGAAagcccatccccccccccccgccccacggggcCCGCTTCCCTACAGGGACAGCCTGAGATCGGGGgagccacagcccctgcccctgagcaAATGCAaaggcggggggctgggggacagACGAGGAGAGCCcttgctggggctggggaagtgtcataggaaaagaagaagaagatccCAGtaactccctggctgcagccgaGCTCTgtgcccacagccagagccctatgggggatgggggaggggggtcgagTAGATTCCCCCCAGGACTGTGTCTGGCCGCAGGTCGGTTTTGCCAAGGAAGCACAAACTCTGTGCAGCTGCCCCAGCCTGCCTGGTCCTCGCTCCCCGTCTCCCACTGGGGCTGCCCCGGGCACTGGGGGGcgaagggggggggaagaagccCCCTGGTGCTGGGAGCGAGTCCCCCGAGTAGGTGAGTGTGAGGAGTCGCATCCGGCTCGGCTGGAGGCTGCGAAGGGCggcagaggccccccccaccccccgccagcaGCTCCGGCTGCTCTTTCTGGAGGGGCCGAGTGGGAAGAATAAACCCAACACCTGATACCCCCCCCATGCACCCACCCGGCCAGTCACCCCCCACTGCACACCCTGCTGTACCTGGCACTTCGTTTTCGTTGGGGGGCAGCGATCTCTGGGGATAGAGGAGaaatttctcccccttccccccccatctcGCTAAAAtccacagcccccccccgcccccagacaggTGTAGGGCTCAACCCAGGTCCCACTGTGCTGCAGTCTGGGTGGGAAGCGCAGCTCCCCGGGGAGGGTCGGGGCGGAGCGAGGTTGTTCCCcgccctggtcccagcccccgGCGGGCAGGGGCGTGTGGCTGGGATGGGAGCTCGCCCTCACCGCTCACAGTCACGGCCGTGCCAGCGCCGGATCTGAACTCCTCATCGGCTCCCGACCCCCTCTTAAACTTCACACAGCGATAGGTCCCGGCGTCCGCGGGGCGGGTGTCACTGATGCGGATGgtgaagtctgtgtcagagccatTCACAGCCCGCGTCACCCGGGGGAATGATCCCGTCTCTGCATAAACGAGCTGCCGGCCCCCGCCCGAGCCCTTGAACCAATTCACGGGTCCTCCTGGAGCGTGGCcggtcacagagcaggtcagagTGAGAGTCTCTCCCGCTGACACCCACACGgcgccctggggctgcagcagctggaaCTCCTCGGCCCCCCCGGCCCCTGGAAGGAGAGAacaggccaggctgggggaggctggttCACAAGCCCCCGCCCCGCAGCAGCAGAGGGCTGAGCCCCAGGCCCGGGCACCGCTCTGTGgatcctgcccccagccctgcctagAGCCGGGCCCTGCCCGCGCGGAGGGGCTTTACCTCCCCGGGGAGTGACTTTGTGTCGCTCCACGGCGACCCCTGCAGGCTGCCCCCAGAGCCGCGTTTCCAGAGCTCCGCCCCGGCTCCCGGGAGCAGGCAGGGACCAGGGAGCTGTTCGCTGAGCGTGAGCAGGGGAGCCGGAGCAGGGACAGAACCTCCTGGGCAAGAGCAGGGACAAGGGCCCTGAGCCCCCGCTGCTGCGCTGCTCCGGCCACAGAGAAGGAGCTTCTGGGTGTGTCACTTACTGCCAATGAACGGAGGGTTATTTTGCCCCTGGATGGCCCCACACAGACATGGCACCCGATGGAATCTGAAAGCAACACGATTTAAAGGGatacaaagaaatatttttaacccaCATCTaactaacctgtggaattcactgctgcaGGATATTGTTGAATCTAATTGCTCTGTCAGATTTCTACAAAAAGATCAGACGTTTATAAAAATAAGAACAGCCCCTGCAGTGACATGAGCTGGGATCAAGTTTAGACACTGTTTCCGGTTCTCACGCTCCAGAGCATAAGGTGATCACAAGATGGGGTCAGGAAGGTTTCCTCTGGGATATAAACTACACAAGGGTTTATTCCTCCCTTTAGAGCACCTGGCATTTCCCTCTGCTCAAGCAACAAGAAAGCAGACGAGCCGGCGTGAGCTCGCGTGGGCCGTGTCTGTGTTCTACACTCACCAGGGATTtccaggagaagcagcagcaccagccaTGGAAGAGACAATCCAGACACAGGGGTCGACAGATCCATTTTGCTCTCAGAGGGGCGACCTGTCAGCACCACGGCCTTTGCCAGCTCTCCGTTGTCCAAAGAGATACTGAGAAGTTGGAGGTGCAGGATCAGCCCTTCCCCTAATGCAGAAGGAAGTGAGTTGCATTAGTGACATTTCCTGCTTCCACCTCTGGGCAGACTCAACTGGTTTTTCCCACCATGAATTTTACTTCTCACAGCGAAGCGGCTGGTGACCCGTGTTCTCTCATGAAGCCTCATGTAACCCAGCCCTTTGTGTGCCATGATCTTAAGCAGCCATGCTAACGCTGCTGGGGTATtgaagggtggggagaggggccctggcagagtGCGGTTCTTTGGGAAGGGAATTCCCTGGCAGCCTTTAAATCTCCCTCCCGAACACCAAAGCAGAGCGTTTTCCAACCACTTCACGCTGAGAAACACTGTCCAAAGAGACATTGGAAAGCTGGGCCCGGAGGCCCCTGTTCTGGAGCTAGTCCCTGGCTGTGACTGCTACCAGAGAGGCTCCTTCAACACACGCCTCCGTGGGGGGACGGCACATGGTCACTCGCGGCACCTGATCTGTTAATTAGAGATGGGCTGGGTAGGGAGAGGGTGACTCTGAATTAGGTCTAGGCTGGAGTTTGGGTTTGGGAGTTAGTTTGGATCCAGTTTGGATGAGAGAAGAAAGAAGGTTTGGCTAAAAGCACTGGACTCGGATCCAGGAGATGTTCAATTatctgtgaccttggggaagtaaCTGAGTCCTTCAGGGCCTCCGCTCCCATCTTGAAATTGCCTTTGTCTGACTTGGCTAGTTTGATGGTCAATCATTTTGGACGGGGAATTGCCTCttacactgtgtttgtacagcacctagcaccagggGGCCTAGATCTCAGCGCTGTGCTCTAGACTGTAAACATAATCCTGATGATCATTAATAAATCAATGGGGGCAGGTATTAAACCATGTCCCCCTTCAAATATGTGCCTGGGTTAGGATTTGAGCGTCTGTTTTTGGTTTTGTCCCATTTCTAGTCTTAAAGCTCCGTCAGCCTCTGCTCCACTGTGTTTTCATCTCTGTGCTTCTGGCCTCCTGTTTGCATAGGTCCTGGTTCTCAGCTGCTTGATCCATTACGTCTGCCATGAAACATTCCAGTGAGCACCAAGCCGCGAGGTGACGGGTCTCTGAAGTGTAATCGTGAAGGGCGTGACACAAGAGCTTTGGGTTTTGCAGCCATACTGctagtttaattatttttcaaaaactgactccccaccctccagccatGAACAGCCAACTCACCTCCGGCCCCAGACTCTGCACAGCCTGCCTGGGACTTGCCAAGAGAAACAGACCCAATGGGCCAGATCAAAACCTCCTGCCATAAAATCCTGTGGGGGGCCCAGGGAATTGCCTCTAAATTCTTCTGTCCAGGGCAGAGGAAAGAGTGGCCTTTGCCCCCCAGAGAAGCACCAGTGGGTCTGGCCCCAGACATTGTGGGTTCCACCAGAAACCAGGTCCATCAGCCAGAAAGCTCTGTACGGCTGCACCAGCTCTGGGGCCCTCCGCAgctctctccagctccctggtGGGGTGACTCCACtggccccccactgccaggcctccCTCTGCCAACAGCTGCCCCTGGCTGCCACAAAAGGGAGGCAGGTTGTGTTGTACATTGTGGGTCTCTGGAAAATGTCAGCCCACCTGGGCCGTAGGGACAGAGTTTCCATTGGTGCGGGGAGAAGATGCGCGTGGGTCAGTGGACTACAATGCCCAACCCAAAGCAGTCCCAGGGCAGCATCTGCTGGCAGTAAACACCTTGGGCCTGGCTTTTCAGTGGCTTCAACTTATCTCCAGAAATTGCACGGGCCCATTTATCGCCCACACCCTCTGGACATGGAGTTCCCCCAGTTTGGCACATGAACAAGCTGGGTGGTGCTCAGCTTCCCCTGCTTGTGCCAAGGCCCCTGGTCCCCGTGGACTGTACACTCAGCGCCTGGGAGGCCGACCCAGGAGATCTGGCCCTGGGCATGTCACTTGGTTTTACAAGGACCGATCAGGGTGGGTGGTCAGAGAACTCCAAAGGGACTCAGCAAAGTCTGAAATTCAAAACGGGACCAGCCAGCACAAAGGGTGTGAATACACCATGAACCGTCCTAGTGTCCAGATAAACCGTGCGCCCCGACCTTAAGTCTCCAGGCTCTTCTGGATACAGACACAGGTTTCCCAGACAGACTATAACCGTGTAGCCACTTTATAAATAACACAAGCAATGGCAAATGATAAGAATAGATGAGTCGCTATATTATCTATTCACTCACAGACACTTCTCTCAGGTGGGGTAAAAGATGCTCCTGCACAGTGTGTGGAGGGGGGCTCTGCCCCCCAGGCCCGCCTCAGACATGGGACTTTAAAACAGCTACAAATGTTAGGGAATTGCTCCGTGACatttccagtttccccaccccagctctgctgtcAGGGGTGAGTTCAAGCATTTCCAGAAATTATTACACAAATTTCTCCTGCCTCTTCACAGccaagcagaggcaggaggctccAGCCGGAGTCCAGAATCACAGAAAGGCACAAGCCAGCTCTACAGATGGTTTGGGCTCCTTGCTCCCATCACCTCCGTGTCCCAGAGCACAAACCAGCAGGGTCAGCTACAGGATCCAACCTTGCCCAGAGCAGAAGGCGGGTGCTTAACAGGGAGAATGGGGGTGCAGCGAATTGCTTCCTTTTCACCTTACTTCGGCTTCCATTTACCACCGTGTCTTCTCATCCCTCCCATCTCAGAGCCAGGCCCAGAGGCCTCCTGTAGGAGGATAATAGGGTTTGATCAGGCTGCTCCATCACTGGGCCAGGTTCGACCAGTTCTCTCCTGCAAGTCATGGCGTCACATCTTCAAAAcgcccagctcctgccagccccgGGAGCAAGAGTCTGACCCTCAGGGTCGAACCCACAGGACTCAGGGGGGCTGCTCCAGGGCCATTGGGTCTCACAGACACAGTGTGTGTTCCACCAGAACCATGTGCGTTGTACCCCATATTTCAGCTCTTCTCCCCGAAGTGAAGGTCAATGCAGAGAGCACAGAGAGACAgggtgaagggggcagggagccaggtcaGGAATTCCCCGTCAGCTGCTCCATCAATTGGTGGGTAAGTTTGGCAGGTACAGCTCATCAGAGGCCTGGGCTCCATTGGCCTGGCCAGCGGGGGTCACTGCAGCTCCATCAACGAACTCATTTCCCAGACTccggggatggagggaggtgcAGACGGAGAAGTTGGCAGGCAGCGAAGGGTGCAAGGAAACCAGGAAACAGAAGTGGGGCTGAAAAAGGAAAGACCCAAAGAGAGGAAAGAGGAGAGTCAGTCCATGACCTTCCCTGAGCAGTAACCCAGCCCGGCAAGCAGCCTCCCCAGGGCACCGGCCACACGCGCCCAGGCAGGAGGGGAAATCATCATCCAGCTGAAGTTTAAACTGAGAAAAAAAGTCCGTTGCGACTTTGCTTCTGAAATTTCCTGTGATTATGAGAAGCTGGAAATTGAACCCCCCTCCCCTAGGACAGGGGACGACCCCTTCAGGTCCCAGATCAGGGTATGGACGGCAGGAAGCACTGAGAAGGCTAAGACCGGGGAGAACTACAGCTGTCCCCCTGGTACCTTCTCGGGAGGGtgccaccagctttgggctggaacctgggctggCCCGGACAGGGAAGCCCCGAGTGGAGCGAGCTGGGGTTTGTCTCGGAGATAAGGCAGGGTGGCCTGGGGACCACCACCAGGGAGGGCATGTTACTTCAGCTGCAGCCTGACCTCACACTTgggaaggcaactcccatcttttcatgtatttatacctgctcctgtatgttccactccacgCATCttatgaagtgggttctagcccatgaaagcttatgcccaaatatggGTGttcgtctccaaggtgccacaaggactcctcgtggGATCAGCTACACGGCACTGTAACGAAGGAGGAGTCCTGCAGGaatccaccccagagacagcaaTAGGGCATGGCCACTTGCATAGACACCACTGAGAAATGAATCAGCTGCCTGGTAATGCCAGGGAGGAGTTGactgggcagggagagggttaATACGCTGGTGGAAGGTTGCCAGCAGCTACCTGTTTGGGACCTTATGCTTAGCAACAGAAGAAAATCTCCCACCTGGTCTGGGCCCGGCAGGGCTCACCCTGACCCAGCTGGCTATCTGGGGCAATGACTCTGGCTGGCCAAGGGCCCTAGAGTACGCCCGCTGACCGCTGCCGCCCATCACTGCTATGTTAGTGGAGTTAGCGAGGCCAAAGCTGGCTCAGAGTGCCCCCAGGTGCAGCAGTCACCCCTCGGACTGCAGGGTAGACACACTCGGGTCTGTGGGGACAGCCACGCCAGAGAGGCACCGCGCTCTAACCCGTCTAATCTGACGTGGAGAAGCCAAGGAAAAATGAAGCTCCCTTGTCCCTCCATCCAGGCCAGCAGGCCCCGCACCTGGGCACGTGCGGGGTGCGGGGAGGAATTTGTTTCCCAGGTCAACACGAGCTTTGGCCTGGCTGCAGATCCTGTCGACAAGAGTGGCAGCTGGGGCCCAGGGACATGGTTACTTAGCGATATGTTGTGGCCATCTAGGAATCATCAGAGAAGCAGTAGACTCTAGTCACTACTGTTCTGGGCCAGAATCGAGCTGCTAACCCAGAGGGGCAAGGGGTTGTATCCGATTAGCATCCTGCAGACACCCGGTGTCCCCCAGTGCTGACGTCCCTGCATGGTGTCAACTCTTCCTACTCTGCTCCGGGGATGCAGCCTTGAGTTTTCCCACTCGCTCCATTGCCCTGGCAGCTCTTCCCCAAGGTAAATCCCAGGAAGGAAGTGTTTACTTACTACGTGACCCGCTTCCTctcaggaagaggaagaggaggaaggcagCAGTCAGCACCTTCTCCAGGAAGAGCCCGATCCAGAGGGCGCAGCTGGAAAACAGCCAGTGACCTGCAGTAGAAATCTACGTG from Natator depressus isolate rNatDep1 chromosome 13, rNatDep2.hap1, whole genome shotgun sequence harbors:
- the LOC141997823 gene encoding signal-regulatory protein beta-1-like, whose amino-acid sequence is MDLSTPVSGLSLPWLVLLLLLEIPGAGGAEEFQLLQPQGAVWVSAGETLTLTCSVTGHAPGGPVNWFKGSGGGRQLVYAETGSFPRVTRAVNGSDTDFTIRISDTRPADAGTYRCVKFKRGSGADEEFRSGAGTAVTVSASPSAPSVSGPPSRAEPGPSVTFTCTSGGFSPRDIAVTWLKNGAKLSAPQPRVLPEHESVSYNMSSTVGVSLTRGDVRSQLTCQIEHSTLPYSTHLRGTYNLSDALRVPPRLRVGDPAAPVALNESVMFTCHAEGFYPKDASLTWLENGNETNLGKSSPLAENPDGTYTLQSSLEVKATEQRNRSMFTCRVVHDSQPPTNASQMLTISQPPPEPSKDGPSPDAGQSLFSSPALWIGLFLEKMLSAAFLLFLFLRSKE